Proteins from one Malania oleifera isolate guangnan ecotype guangnan chromosome 4, ASM2987363v1, whole genome shotgun sequence genomic window:
- the LOC131154146 gene encoding G-type lectin S-receptor-like serine/threonine-protein kinase At1g11410 — protein sequence MNLPNGFLYPLLLFIQLPFCSSISTITSAHPVADGGVLVSQGETFALGFFSPRNSGRRYVGVWYNKVSEQTVVWVANRDDPLNDTSGVLSINGAGNLIIQSNASSTPVWSTNILAPLTNNSDSVVAHLSDTGNLVLIRQSTQETVWQGFDYPTQTMMPFMKLGLDRKTGLKRLLTSWRSPDDPGFGSCTCRIDPTGIPQFFLYKGSTRWWRGGPWNGVRWSGVPEMGNNDGFFKVTYVEDRDEIYVMDSILNASIFFRMVLDESGYIRRSIWHETNQRWVEIWSAPKDRCDNYGRCGVYSYCDPNQNLNEECKCLPGFEPKSPQDWYLRDGSQGCKRKRADLMCRNGEGFVKLERVKVPDTSVARVNMSLNAETCKDECLRNCSCVAYTSADIRGGGRGCLTWHGDLVDTKLYASDGQDLYIRVDSIELAKARKSSNSIKGTKRTLVIVTGPTLLVGFLLIIFYLCKRRPNIRGHWGKQSHRRMLLFNLATTHKDYPEEDGHDVGERNVDLPFFNLRDIKSATNNFSDKLGEGGFGEVYKGHLSSGQEIAVKRLSKCSGQGVEEFRNEVLLIARLQHRNLVKVLGCCIDGEETMLIYEYMPNKSLDSFIFDHTRKALLDWKKRYEIIIGIARGILYLHQDSRLRIIHRDLKASNILLDGEMNPKISDFGLARIFGRHQTQANTNRVVGTFGYMSPEYALDGLFSMKSDIFSFGVLLLEIISGKKNFTSYNDDPLSNLVKHTWDLWSEDRALEIVDCSMGNSWKELEVLRCIQVGLLCVQGDAVDRPTMSTVVFMLSNEVAIPSPKQPAFVVEGTMTSTCSKNEMTITMIGPR from the exons ATGAATCTTCCAAATGGGTTTCTGTATCCACTGCTTCTGTTCATCCAACTCCCGTTTTGCTCTTCAATCAGCACCATCACTTCCGCACATCCCGTGGCGGACGGCGGCGTTTTAGTCTCCCAAGGAGAAACGTTTGCTCTTGGGTTCTTCAGCCCCCGGAATTCTGGCCGCCGGTACGTCGGAGTGTGGTACAATAAAGTCTCCGAACAAACCGTGGTGTGGGTCGCAAACAGAGACGATCCTCTCAACGACACATCCGGCGTCCTCTCCATCAACGGCGCCGGAAACCTCATCATCCAGAGTAACGCCAGCAGTACCCCAGTTTGGTCTACGAATATCCTGGCGCCGTTAACTAATAACTCCGATTCTGTGGTAGCCCATCTCTCAGACACGGGAAATTTGGTTCTGATTCGACAATCGACGCAAGAAACTGTATGGCAGGGCTTCGATTATCCCACGCAAACCATGATGCCGTTCATGAAATTGGGGCTGGACCGGAAAACCGGCCTGAAACGGTTGTTGACGTCCTGGAGGTCCCCAGATGACCCGGGATTTGGGTCTTGCACCTGCAGAATAGATCCCACGGGGATTCCCCAGTTCTTCCTGTACAAGGGTTCTACCCGGTGGTGGCGGGGCGGGCCGTGGAATGGAGTAAGATGGAGCGGCGTACCGGAGATGGGCAACAACGACGGCTTCTTCAAAGTTACTTATGTTGAGGATCGTGATGAAATATATGTGATGGACAGCATCCTAAACGCCTCCATCTTCTTTAGGATGGTGTTGGATGAATCTGGGTACATCCGACGGTCCATTTGGCATGAGACCAATCAGAGATGGGTCGAGATTTGGTCTGCACCCAAGGATCGATGTGACAACTATGGACGGTGCGGTGTGTACAGTTATTGTGACCCGAATCAAAATTTGAATGAAGAGTGCAAGTGCCTTCCTGGGTTCGAGCCCAAGTCACCGCAGGACTGGTACTTGAGGGATGGTTCACAAGGTTGCAAAAGGAAGCGTGCGGACTTGATGTGTAGGAACGGAGAGGGGTTTGTGAAGCTTGAACGGGTGAAGGTGCCTGACACGTCAGTGGCACGTGTGAACATGAGTTTGAACGCAGAAACGTGTAAGGATGAGTGCTTGAGGAATTGCTCGTGCGTAGCCTACACAAGTGCAGATATCAGGGGTGGAGGGAGGGGCTGCCTCACTTGGCATGGCGATTTGGTTGACACCAAATTGTATGCAAGTGACGGTCAAGATTTGTACATTCGAGTTGACTCAATTGAATTGG CAAAGGCAAGAAAGAGCTCCAATAGCATTAAGGGTACTAAGAGGACATTGGTGATTGTGACTGGACCTACTCTTTTGGTAGGATTTCTTTTGATTATCTTTTACTTGTGCAAGAGGCGTCCAAATATTAGAG GCCATTGGGGAAAACAAAGTCATAGAAGAATGTTATTGTTCAATTTGGCCACAACACACAAGGACTATCCAGAAGAAGATGGACATGATGTGGGAGAAAGAAATGTCGATTTGCCATTTTTTAATTTAAGGGATATAAAATCTGCAACAAACAACTTCTCAGACAAACTTGGGGAAGGTGGTTTTGGTGAAGTTTACAAG GGTCACTTATCCAGTGGACAAGAAATAGCTGTGAAAAGGCTCTCAAAATGCTCAGGCCAAGGGGTCGAAGAATTCAGAAATGAAGTCTTATTGATTGCTAGACTTCAACATAGAAATTTGGTAAAAGTTTTAGGTTGTTGCATTGATGGGGAAGAGACAATGCTAATCTACGAATATATGCCTAATAAAAGCTTGGACTCTTTCATTTTCG ATCATACTAGGAAGGCACTATTGGATTGGAAAAAGCGCTACGAAATTATCATTGGGATTGCTCGAGGCATTCTTTACCTTCATCAAGACTCAAGGTTAAGAATTATTCATAGGGATTTGAAAGCTAGTAATATACTTCTTGATGGAGAGATGAACCCCAAAATTTCAGACTTTGGCTTGGCAAGAATATTTGGACGACACCAAACTCAAGCAAATACAAATAGGGTCGTCGGGACATT CGGTTATATGTCGCCTGAATATGCACTAGACGGTCTCTTCTCAATGAAATCAGACATCTTCAGCTTTGGAGTTTTACTATTAGAGATCATTAGTGGCAAGAAGAATTTTACTTCTTACAATGATGATCCACTCTCAAATTTAGTAAAACAT ACGTGGGACTTGTGGAGTGAAGATAGAGCTTTAGAGATAGTTGATTGTTCAATGGGCAATTCTTGGAAAGAGCTTGAAGTTTTGAGATGTATCCAAGTTGGGCTCTTATGTGTTCAAGGTGATGCTGTGGATAGGCCAACCATGTCAACAGTTGTTTTCATGTTAAGCAATGAAGTAGCTATTCCTTCTCCAAAACAACCAGCATTTGTTGTCGAAGGTACCATGACGAGTACATGTTCCAAAAACGAGATGACAATTACAATGATTGGTCCCCGATAG